The proteins below are encoded in one region of Cololabis saira isolate AMF1-May2022 chromosome 11, fColSai1.1, whole genome shotgun sequence:
- the LOC133454455 gene encoding T-box-containing protein TBX6L-like, translating to MALPRSAALSYHQGRTRMSLDNADLWKSFHSIGTEMIITKHGRRMFPHCSISLSGLQPLAKYVILVDMVPVDGCKYKWKKEQWEVAGKAEPQPPCRTYTHPDSPAVGSHWMKQSLSFLKMKLTNNTLDQHGQIILHSMHRYYPRFHVVQADSPYTVCWGSSQTFSFPETVFTAVTAYQNPKITKLKIDHNPFAKGFREGGTHSHSKRCRSSKSPPRKRSTEDRKNLCTSSLDLQRMPSTSPLVQAETSQTSRQRSPKETHLSAWALEQHAPERIHTEPLELQEYDYSCEEQMVPASIAYYPYRPVDYSAIPFPSRDVDQTQTRIHPPPHPPFTTEQDTQQQEQHSHSNASDWSQYPLFSYSCW from the exons ATGGCCCTGCCTCGCTCAGCAGCTCTCTCATACCATCAGGGCCGCACCAGGATGAGTCTGGACAACGCTGATCTCTGGAAGTCTTTCCACAGCATTGGAACAGAGATGATCATAACTAAGCATGGAAG GAGGATGTTTCCACACTGCAGCATCAGTCTATCTGGGCTCCAACCTTTGGCTAAATACGTAATCTTGGTGGACATGGTTCCGGTAGACGGCTGCAAATACAAG TGGAAGAAGGAGCAGTGGGAGGTCGCAGGGAAGGCAGAGCCCCAGCCCCCATGTCGGACGTACACGCACCCAGACTCCCCTGCTGTCGGATCTCACTGGATGAAGCAGTCGTTGTCCTTCCTCAAAATGAAGCTCACCAACAACACCTTGGATCAGCACGGCCAG ATCATCCTCCACTCCATGCATCGTTACTACCCACGCTTTCATGTGGTCCAAGCAGACAGTCCATACACCGTCTGCTGGGGCTCTTCTCAGACCTTCTCCTTCCCAGAGACGGTCTTCACAGCAGTTACTGCTTACCAAAACCCAAAG ATTACCAAATTGAAGATTGACCACAACCCGTTCGCTAAAGGTTTCAGGGAGGGAGGCACCCATTCTCATAGTAAAAG GTGTCGTTCAAGTAAAAGCCCACCCCGAAAAAGATCCACAGAAGACAGGAAGAATCTTTGCACCTCATCCCTAG ACCTGCAGAGGATGCCCTCCACCTCTCCGTTGGTGCAGGCAGAGACGAGTCAGACCTCCAGGCAGAGGTCACCGAAGGAGACTCACCTTTCAGCCTGGGCTCTGGAGCAGCACGCGCCGGAGAGGATACACACCGAACCCCTGGAGCTGCAGGAATATGACTACAGCTGTGAAGAACAGATGGTGCCTGCGTCCATAGCATACTATCCTTACAG GCCTGTGGACTACAGCGCAATCCCATTTCCTTCCAGGGATGTGGATCAGACACAGACCCGTATCCaccctccacctcatccacccTTCACAACTGAACAAGACACCCAACAGCAGGAGCAGCACTCCCACAGCAACGCATCAGACTGGAGCCAGTACCCACTTTTCTCCTACTCCTGCTGGTGA